One Kitasatospora sp. NBC_01287 DNA window includes the following coding sequences:
- a CDS encoding ATP-dependent DNA helicase yields MVAMLTHPGQLKELLGIPFNREQMLAIGAPLEPAVIVAGAGSGKTTVMAARVVWLVGSGAVRPEQVLGLTFTNKAAAELAERVRTALARAGLREPAVPFEQPVGAADHGELDHGEPEISTYHAFAGRLLKEHGLRIGIEPDVRLLADATRFQLAARVLRSARGPFPQLKDRFSALVSELTALDGELAEHLVEPAALRAFDTALLAELAGARLTNQELRDVPEAALGRQQLLTLVEEYRRRKHAAGLLDFGDQIAASARLAQQRPEVGRLLREQYRVVLLDEYQDTSVAQRLLLAGLFGATGAHPGGHPVTAVGDPCQAIYGWRGASVANLDDFPRHFPKADGTPGARYALSENRRSGGRLLAFANELAAPLRARHAGVEALRPAPGAELDGFARVALLPTHAEEIDWLADSIAHLVRTGTAPGSIAVLCRGGAAFPDIHAALVVREVPVEVVGLGGLLQLPEVADLVAVCEVLQDPTANAALVRLLIGPRWRIGPRDLALLGRRAAQLVRSARSAGGDALAAAVAETDPTEVVSLSDALESFLEAAQPDELPFSPQARTRFAHLAREIRDLRRALAEPLMDVLHRVLAATGLDVELAASPLALAARRRETLSAFLDVAAGFADLDGDPGLTAFLAFLRAAEEYDRGLDSSLPGGEDTVKVLTVHKSKGLEWEVVALPGLVRGAFPSSRGRERWTSRRPVLPYPLRGDAATLPEVGSWTAKGMTAFKASLKDQTATEELRLGYVAVTRPRSLLLAGGHWWGPTQSTRRGPSEYLEALRAHAELPGAGEVEHWAEPPLEDAENPVLRPAGETPWPLPLDQGAQLARRRVAQVIGARLAGAPAPRPERLAPEEQRQVDSWDRDLTALLGELERARRTGRTVPLPPALSATQLMRLAADPDGLAQELARPLPRPPAGAARRGTRFHAWIQAQYAPLPLLEPDALLGPEDATDDGIEDEHDLERLKEAFLHGPYARRRPYRVEAPVQVVLGGRVVRGRIDAVYRERDGDAGSQGGYRYEVVDWKTGHREEADPLQLAVYRLAWAEQRGVPLEQVTAAFCYIRSGRIERPVGLPDRIALETLLVGKSD; encoded by the coding sequence GTGGTGGCCATGCTCACCCACCCCGGCCAGCTCAAGGAGCTGCTCGGCATCCCCTTCAACCGGGAGCAGATGCTGGCCATCGGCGCCCCGCTGGAGCCTGCCGTGATCGTGGCCGGGGCCGGGTCGGGCAAGACCACGGTGATGGCCGCCCGGGTGGTCTGGCTGGTCGGCTCCGGTGCGGTGCGCCCCGAGCAGGTGCTCGGGCTGACCTTCACCAACAAGGCCGCCGCCGAACTGGCCGAGCGGGTGCGCACCGCGCTGGCCCGGGCCGGTCTGCGGGAGCCGGCCGTGCCCTTCGAGCAGCCGGTCGGGGCGGCGGACCACGGTGAGCTGGACCACGGGGAGCCGGAGATCTCCACCTACCACGCCTTCGCCGGCCGGCTGCTCAAGGAGCACGGCCTGCGGATCGGCATCGAGCCGGACGTCCGGCTGCTGGCCGACGCCACCCGGTTCCAGCTGGCCGCCCGGGTGCTGCGGTCGGCGCGCGGGCCGTTCCCGCAGCTCAAGGACCGCTTCTCGGCCCTGGTGAGCGAGCTGACCGCGCTCGACGGCGAGCTGGCCGAGCACCTGGTCGAGCCCGCCGCGCTGCGCGCCTTCGACACCGCGCTGCTGGCGGAGCTGGCCGGGGCCAGGCTGACCAACCAGGAGCTGCGGGACGTCCCCGAGGCAGCCCTGGGCCGTCAGCAGCTGCTCACCCTGGTCGAGGAGTACCGCCGCCGCAAGCACGCGGCCGGCCTGCTGGACTTCGGCGATCAGATCGCCGCCTCGGCCCGCCTGGCCCAGCAGCGCCCCGAGGTGGGGCGGCTGCTGCGCGAGCAGTACCGGGTGGTGCTGCTGGACGAGTACCAGGACACCTCGGTGGCCCAGCGGCTGCTGCTGGCCGGGCTCTTCGGCGCCACCGGGGCACACCCGGGCGGCCACCCGGTGACCGCCGTCGGTGACCCGTGCCAGGCGATCTACGGCTGGCGCGGCGCCTCGGTGGCCAACCTGGACGACTTCCCGCGCCACTTCCCCAAGGCCGACGGCACCCCGGGCGCCCGCTACGCGCTCAGCGAGAACCGCCGCAGCGGCGGCCGCCTGCTGGCCTTCGCCAACGAGCTGGCGGCCCCGCTGCGGGCCCGCCACGCGGGCGTCGAGGCGCTGCGCCCCGCACCCGGGGCGGAGCTGGACGGCTTCGCCCGGGTGGCGCTGCTGCCCACCCACGCCGAGGAGATCGACTGGCTGGCCGACTCGATCGCCCACCTGGTCCGCACCGGCACCGCGCCGGGGTCGATCGCGGTGCTCTGCCGCGGCGGCGCGGCCTTCCCCGACATCCACGCCGCGCTGGTGGTCCGCGAGGTCCCGGTGGAGGTGGTTGGCCTGGGCGGGCTGCTCCAACTGCCCGAGGTGGCCGACCTGGTCGCGGTCTGCGAGGTGCTCCAGGATCCGACCGCCAACGCCGCCCTGGTCCGGCTGCTGATCGGCCCGCGCTGGCGGATCGGCCCGCGCGACCTGGCGCTGCTGGGCCGGCGTGCCGCCCAGCTGGTCCGCTCGGCCCGCTCGGCGGGCGGTGACGCCTTGGCGGCCGCCGTCGCCGAGACCGACCCGACCGAGGTGGTCTCGCTCAGCGACGCGCTGGAGAGCTTCCTGGAGGCGGCCCAGCCGGACGAGCTGCCGTTCTCGCCGCAGGCCAGGACCCGCTTCGCGCACCTCGCCAGGGAGATCCGCGACCTGCGCCGCGCCCTGGCCGAGCCGCTGATGGACGTGCTGCACCGGGTGCTCGCCGCCACCGGCCTCGACGTCGAGCTGGCCGCCTCCCCGCTCGCGCTGGCCGCCCGCCGCCGCGAGACGCTGAGCGCCTTCCTGGACGTCGCGGCCGGCTTCGCCGACCTGGACGGCGATCCGGGTCTCACCGCCTTCCTGGCCTTCCTTCGCGCGGCCGAGGAGTACGACCGGGGCCTGGACAGCAGCCTGCCCGGCGGTGAGGACACCGTGAAGGTGCTCACCGTGCACAAGTCCAAGGGCCTGGAGTGGGAGGTGGTGGCGCTGCCCGGGCTGGTCAGGGGCGCCTTCCCGAGCAGCCGCGGCCGCGAGCGCTGGACCAGCCGCCGCCCGGTGCTGCCCTACCCGCTGCGCGGCGACGCGGCCACCCTGCCCGAGGTCGGGAGCTGGACGGCCAAGGGCATGACCGCCTTCAAGGCGTCGCTGAAGGACCAGACCGCCACCGAGGAGCTGCGCCTTGGCTACGTCGCGGTGACCCGGCCGCGCTCGCTGCTGCTGGCGGGCGGCCACTGGTGGGGCCCCACCCAGAGCACCCGGCGCGGTCCCTCCGAGTATCTGGAGGCGCTGCGCGCGCACGCCGAGCTGCCCGGCGCGGGGGAGGTGGAGCACTGGGCCGAGCCGCCCCTGGAGGATGCCGAGAACCCGGTGCTGCGCCCGGCCGGCGAGACCCCGTGGCCGCTGCCGCTGGACCAGGGCGCCCAGCTCGCCCGCCGCCGGGTGGCGCAGGTGATCGGCGCCCGGCTGGCCGGTGCCCCGGCACCGCGGCCCGAGCGGCTGGCCCCCGAGGAGCAGCGCCAGGTGGACTCCTGGGACCGCGACCTGACCGCGCTCCTCGGCGAGCTGGAGCGGGCCCGGCGCACCGGGCGCACGGTGCCGCTGCCGCCGGCCCTCTCGGCCACCCAGCTGATGCGGCTGGCCGCCGATCCGGACGGGCTGGCCCAGGAGCTGGCCCGCCCGCTGCCCCGCCCGCCGGCCGGCGCCGCCCGCCGCGGCACCCGCTTCCACGCCTGGATCCAGGCCCAGTACGCCCCGCTGCCGCTGCTCGAACCGGACGCGTTGCTGGGCCCCGAGGACGCGACGGACGACGGGATCGAGGACGAGCACGATCTGGAGCGGCTCAAGGAGGCGTTCCTGCACGGCCCGTACGCGCGTCGGCGCCCCTACCGGGTGGAGGCCCCGGTGCAGGTGGTGCTCGGCGGCCGGGTGGTGCGCGGCCGGATCGACGCGGTGTACCGGGAGCGTGACGGCGACGCTGGGTCACAGGGTGGCTACCGGTACGAGGTGG
- a CDS encoding ATP-dependent DNA helicase produces the protein MASPYRLVRSPLATPEPPVLDEYQRAVAEHAGGPLLVLAGPGTGKTTTLVEAVARRVERGTDPERILVLTFSRKAAMELRDRLAVRLAAAPQATTFHSFCYALLRAHQEPERFAEPLRLLSGPEQDVMVRELLAGGAQDAAAGGGAGISWPLDLRACLTTRGFADEVRAVLARSRELGLGEAELARFARGVQRPDWAAAAHFLAEYLDVLDLRGVLDYAELVHRAVLLAERAGRAGGADGAGGAGGAAEDLAARYDVVFVDEYQDTDPAQVRLLRQLAGDGRDLVVVGDPDQSIYAFRGADVNGILDFPQQFRQRDGRPAEVRVLRVARRSAPVLLAASRELARRMPMSRLPAEKLAQHRALLPGRPGAAGKVEVYTYPTPGTELESVADLLRRAHLEDGVPWGEMAVLVRAGARAIPGVRRALSAAGVPLEVDGDDLPLREEPAVVPLLLALRVCAEGAVRQKPAAEDAVEETSPPPPDPLTVELAQTLLTGPLGALDGSDLRRLGRALREEERAAAREAARDAARDQAGALLRPSDELIREALANPEQLVTLDLPAARRARELGMLLRKVRDRLAGGGTAEDALWDLWDGSPRWRERLERSALRGGTVGRNADRDLDALCALFETAARAEDQVTGHRGALDLLAEVEAQDIAADTLTVRTARAEAVRLMTAHRSKGLEWRVVVVAGVQEGLWPDLRRRGSLLEADRIGRDGLAEPLSPGALLAEERRLFYVAATRAKERLIVTAVKAPAEDGDEPSRFLRELYREELDPRTGKPLRRLPEVIVEDVTHRPRRPLSVAALVAELRAVTVDPGRSPELRRAAAERLAVLAGARGEDGAALVPAAHPDRWWGMAEVTSNPVPLREPDRPIQLSGSGLEQLDACSLQWFLTKEVNAQSATSGAQGFGNVLHALADEVGSGRTPADLAVLLERLDTVWDALAFDAPWKSTQEKVQARAALERFLHWHVLERGRVTLATEHGFDLTLPVGELAVRIRGVMDRVEQDAGGRAYVVDFKTGKRAPSDKSLPEHKQLAVYQLAVREGALDELVNARPELGGAELVQLRFEDKKLPEAPKVQHQPPPEGEPWIENLLADAAGRVLAERFVPTTGDGCGNCGFKRSCSAQPDGRQLVD, from the coding sequence GTGGCCTCCCCCTACCGATTGGTGCGCAGCCCGCTCGCGACGCCCGAGCCGCCCGTGCTGGACGAGTACCAGCGCGCGGTGGCCGAGCACGCCGGCGGGCCGCTGCTGGTGCTCGCGGGGCCCGGCACCGGCAAGACCACCACGCTGGTCGAGGCGGTGGCCCGGCGGGTCGAGCGGGGCACCGATCCCGAGCGGATCCTGGTGCTGACCTTCAGCCGCAAGGCCGCGATGGAGCTGCGGGACCGCCTGGCGGTGCGCCTGGCGGCGGCCCCGCAGGCCACCACCTTCCACTCGTTCTGCTACGCGCTGCTGCGCGCGCACCAGGAGCCCGAGCGGTTCGCCGAGCCGCTGCGGCTGCTCTCCGGGCCCGAGCAGGACGTGATGGTCCGCGAGCTGCTGGCCGGCGGGGCCCAGGACGCGGCGGCCGGCGGCGGAGCCGGGATCAGCTGGCCGCTGGACCTGCGGGCCTGCCTGACCACCCGCGGCTTCGCCGACGAGGTGCGCGCGGTGCTGGCCCGCAGCCGCGAGCTGGGCCTCGGCGAGGCCGAGCTGGCCAGGTTCGCCCGCGGCGTGCAGCGGCCGGACTGGGCGGCGGCCGCGCACTTCCTGGCCGAGTACCTGGACGTGCTGGACCTGCGCGGGGTGCTGGACTACGCGGAGCTGGTGCACCGCGCGGTGCTGCTCGCCGAGCGGGCCGGCAGGGCCGGCGGGGCGGACGGGGCCGGTGGCGCAGGCGGGGCCGCCGAGGACCTGGCCGCCCGCTACGACGTGGTCTTCGTGGACGAGTACCAGGACACCGACCCCGCCCAGGTCCGGCTGCTGCGGCAGCTGGCGGGCGACGGGCGCGACCTGGTGGTGGTGGGCGACCCCGACCAGTCGATCTACGCGTTCCGGGGGGCCGACGTGAACGGCATCCTGGACTTCCCGCAGCAGTTCCGGCAGCGCGACGGGCGGCCGGCCGAGGTCAGGGTGCTGCGGGTCGCCCGCCGTTCGGCGCCGGTGCTGCTGGCGGCCTCGCGCGAGCTGGCCCGGCGGATGCCGATGAGCCGACTGCCCGCCGAGAAGCTGGCCCAGCACCGGGCCCTGCTGCCCGGGCGGCCCGGAGCCGCCGGGAAGGTCGAGGTCTACACCTACCCGACCCCGGGCACCGAGCTGGAGAGCGTCGCCGACCTGCTGCGCCGCGCGCACCTGGAGGACGGCGTGCCGTGGGGCGAGATGGCGGTGCTGGTCCGGGCCGGCGCGCGGGCCATCCCCGGGGTGCGGCGGGCGCTGAGCGCGGCCGGCGTCCCGCTGGAGGTCGACGGCGACGACCTGCCGCTGCGCGAGGAGCCGGCCGTGGTGCCGCTGCTGCTCGCGCTGCGGGTCTGCGCGGAGGGGGCCGTGCGGCAGAAGCCCGCGGCCGAGGACGCTGTCGAGGAGACCTCGCCCCCGCCGCCGGACCCGCTCACCGTCGAGCTGGCCCAGACCCTGCTCACCGGCCCGCTGGGCGCGCTGGACGGCTCCGACCTGCGCCGCCTGGGCCGCGCGCTGCGCGAGGAGGAGCGGGCGGCGGCCAGGGAGGCCGCCCGGGACGCCGCCCGGGACCAGGCCGGCGCCCTGCTGCGCCCCTCGGACGAGCTGATCCGCGAGGCGCTCGCCAACCCCGAGCAGTTGGTCACCCTCGACCTGCCGGCCGCCCGCCGGGCGCGTGAGCTGGGCATGCTGCTGCGCAAGGTGCGCGACCGGCTGGCCGGCGGCGGCACCGCCGAGGACGCGCTCTGGGACCTCTGGGACGGCAGCCCGCGCTGGCGCGAGCGCCTGGAGCGGTCGGCGCTGCGCGGCGGCACCGTGGGCCGCAACGCCGACCGCGACCTGGACGCGCTCTGCGCCCTCTTCGAGACCGCCGCCCGTGCCGAGGACCAGGTCACCGGCCACCGCGGCGCCCTCGACCTGCTCGCCGAGGTCGAGGCCCAGGACATCGCGGCCGACACCCTCACCGTGCGCACCGCCCGCGCCGAGGCGGTGCGGCTGATGACCGCGCACCGGTCCAAGGGGCTGGAGTGGCGCGTGGTCGTGGTGGCCGGCGTCCAGGAGGGGCTCTGGCCCGACCTGCGCCGGCGCGGTTCGCTGCTGGAGGCGGACCGGATCGGCCGCGACGGCCTGGCCGAGCCGCTCAGCCCGGGCGCGCTGCTCGCCGAGGAGCGCCGCCTCTTCTACGTGGCCGCGACCAGGGCCAAGGAGCGGCTGATCGTGACCGCCGTCAAGGCTCCGGCCGAGGACGGTGACGAGCCCTCCCGGTTCCTGCGCGAGCTCTACCGCGAGGAGCTCGACCCCCGCACCGGCAAGCCGCTGCGCCGCCTGCCCGAGGTCATCGTCGAGGACGTCACCCACCGCCCGCGCCGCCCGCTCTCCGTCGCCGCCCTGGTGGCCGAGCTGCGCGCGGTGACCGTCGACCCGGGCCGCTCGCCGGAGCTGCGCCGCGCCGCCGCCGAGCGGCTGGCCGTCCTCGCGGGCGCGCGCGGCGAGGACGGCGCCGCGCTGGTGCCCGCCGCCCACCCGGATCGCTGGTGGGGCATGGCGGAGGTGACCAGCAACCCGGTGCCGCTGCGCGAGCCGGACCGCCCGATCCAGCTCTCCGGCAGCGGGCTGGAGCAGCTCGACGCCTGCTCGCTGCAGTGGTTCCTGACCAAGGAGGTCAACGCGCAGAGCGCCACCTCCGGCGCCCAGGGCTTCGGCAACGTGCTGCACGCGCTGGCCGACGAGGTCGGCTCCGGGCGCACCCCGGCCGACCTCGCGGTGCTGCTGGAGCGGCTCGACACCGTCTGGGACGCGCTGGCCTTCGACGCGCCCTGGAAGTCGACCCAGGAGAAGGTCCAGGCCAGGGCCGCGCTGGAGCGCTTCCTGCACTGGCACGTGCTGGAGCGCGGGCGCGTCACCCTGGCCACCGAGCACGGCTTCGACCTGACCCTGCCGGTCGGTGAGCTGGCGGTGCGGATCCGCGGCGTGATGGACCGGGTCGAGCAGGACGCGGGCGGGCGGGCGTACGTGGTCGACTTCAAGACCGGCAAGCGGGCCCCGAGCGACAAGTCGCTGCCCGAGCACAAGCAGCTGGCGGTCTACCAGCTGGCGGTGCGCGAAGGGGCGCTGGACGAGCTGGTCAACGCCCGCCCGGAGCTGGGCGGTGCCGAGCTGGTCCAGCTGCGCTTCGAGGACAAGAAGCTCCCCGAGGCGCCCAAGGTGCAGCACCAGCCGCCCCCCGAGGGCGAGCCGTGGATCGAGAACCTGCTCGCCGACGCCGCCGGCCGGGTGCTGGCCGAGCGCTTCGTCCCCACCACCGGCGACGGCTGCGGCAACTGCGGCTTCAAGCGCAGCTGCTCCGCCCAGCCCGACGGCCGCCAGCTGGTCGACTGA